A window of Fragaria vesca subsp. vesca linkage group LG7, FraVesHawaii_1.0, whole genome shotgun sequence contains these coding sequences:
- the LOC101307058 gene encoding gibberellin 20 oxidase 1-like, whose amino-acid sequence MAVECMKTLSHHKEDDQKPLVFDASLLRYETDIPKQFIWPDDEKPCPNTRELQVPLIDLGDFLSGNPEAAMKASRLVGEACEKHGFFLVVNHGVKESLIADAHQYMDEFFGLPLSEKQRAQRKAGEHCGYASSFTGRFSSKLPWKETLSFSYTADQSSSNVVKDYLCNAMGEEFDEFGRVYQDYSEAMSTLSIGIMELLGMSLGVGRTHFKEFFGDNDSIMRLNYYPPCQKPDQTLGTGPHCDPTSLTILHQDQVGGLEVFVDEEWRSISPNLNAFVVNIGDTFMALSNGRYKSCLHRAVVNSKTPRKSLAFFLCPKDDKVVKPPRELIDSSYPRIYPDFTWPMLLEFTQKHYRADMKTLQAFTNWLQEQRSS is encoded by the exons ATGGCAGTTGAGTGTATGAAAACCCTAAGCCACCACAAAGAAGATGACCAAAAGCCACTAGTCTTTGACGCTTCTTTGCTCCGGTACGAAACTGACATACCCAAACAGTTCATTTGGCCCGATGATGAGAAGCCATGTCCTAACACACGAGAACTACAAGTTCCACTCATAGACTTGGGTGACTTCCTCTCCGGCAACCCTGAGGCCGCAATGAAAGCCTCGAGGCTCGTCGGAGAAGCCTGCGAAAAGCATGGCTTCTTTCTCGTCGTGAATCACGGCGTTAAAGAGAGCCTCATAGCTGATGCACACCAATACATGGACGAGTTCTTTGGTTTGCCCCTCTCTGAAAAACAGAGGGCTCAGAGGAAAGCCGGCGAGCACTGCGGCTACGCCAGTAGCTTCACCGGAAGGTTCTCGTCGAAACTCCCCTGGAAAGAAACGCTGTCGTTTAGCTACACCGCGGATCAAAGCTCCTCCAATGTTGTTAAGGATTACCTCTGCAATGCCATGGGAGAAGAGTTCGATGAATTCGG GAGGGTGTACCAAGATTACAGTGAGGCCATGAGCACACTGTCCATAGGGATCATGGAGCTTCTGGGAATGAGCCTCGGCGTGGGCAGAACACATTTCAAAGAGTTTTTCGGAGACAATGATTCGATAATGAGGTTGAATTACTACCCGCCATGCCAGAAACCAGACCAGACTTTAGGCACAGGACCTCATTGTGATCCGACTTCTTTAACCATTCTTCACCAAGACCAAGTTGGGGGACTTGAAGTGTTTGTGGACGAAGAATGGCGCTCGATCAGCCCGAATTTAAACGCCTTTGTTGTCAACATTGGTGACACCTTCATG GCTCTTTCAAACGGGAGGTACAAGAGTTGCTTGCACAGAGCAGTAGTGAACAGCAAAACCCCAAGGAAATCACTAGCGTTTTTCTTGTGTCCAAAAGATGATAAGGTGGTGAAGCCACCGAGGGAGTTGATTGATAGTTCGTACCCGAGAATATATCCGGATTTCACATGGCCGATGTTGCTAGAGTTCACACAGAAGCATTACAGAGCTGACATGAAGACCCTGCAAGCCTTCACGAACTGGCTTCAAGAACAGAGGAGCAGCTGA
- the LOC101307346 gene encoding carboxylesterase 1-like translates to MSNERAAADTNPNSGVDPYQRLQLARNPDGSITRLYKCPDAPPSSDPKLPTPVLSKDIPINQSNNTWLRLFLPRHVLDQTSPTNKLPLVVYYHGGGFVILSASSTIFHHFCSNFAADVPVIIASVEYRLAPEHRLPAAYDDAVEALHWIKTNQDDWLRDFADLSNCFLMGSSAGANIAYNAGLRVAAERGDTLHPLKIRGLILIQPFFGGIRRTSSELRLVHDPILALSVCDLMWELSLPSGADRDHEYCNPMAAGGDSKCFDQVKALGWRVLVTGSEGDPLVDRQIEMVKMLEEKGVQVVSQFIEGGYHGAQDVEPSKAKPVFELVKPFIFP, encoded by the coding sequence ATGTCAAATGAAAGGGCAGCAGCGGATACCAATCCCAATTCCGGCGTTGATCCTTACCAGCGTCTCCAATTAGCACGCAATCCCGACGGCAGCATCACGCGCTTGTATAAATGTCCAGACGCGCCGCCCTCATCTGATCCTAAGCTTCCCACTCCGGTTCTATCCAAAGACATCCCCATCAACCAATCAAACAACACCTGGCTTCGACTGTTCCTTCCCCGCCATGTACTAGACCAAACCTCACCAACTAATAAGCTTCCTCTCGTCGTTTATTACCATGGTGGAGGCTTCGTAATACTTAGTGCATCCTCCACCATTTTCCATCATTTCTGTTCCAATTTTGCAGCCGACGTCCCCGTGATCATCGCATCTGTCGAGTACAGGCTGGCTCCTGAGCACCGGCTGCCGGCGGCTTATGATGATGCAGTGGAGGCGCTTCACTGGATCAAAACAAACCAAGATGATTGGTTGAGGGACTTTGCTGACCTCTCCAATTGTTTCCTAATGGGATCCAGTGCTGGGGCTAACATAGCCTACAATGCAGGACTGCGTGTGGCTGCCGAGCGGGGTGACACTCTCCACCCTTTGAAAATAAGAGGGCTGATATTGATCCAACCGTTCTTCGGTGGTATCCGAAGGACTAGCTCGGAGTTGAGGCTAGTGCACGACCCTATTCTGGCGCTAAGTGTATGTGATCTCATGTGGGAATTGTCGTTGCCTTCCGGGGCTGACCGTGATCATGAGTATTGCAATCCAATGGCGGCCGGAGGCGATTCTAAATGCTTCGATCAAGTGAAAGCACTTGGCTGGAGAGTTTTGGTGACTGGCTCTGAGGGAGACCCGCTGGTCGACCGTCAGATTGAGATGGTGAAGATGTTGGAGGAGAAGGGTGTCCAAGTTGTGAGTCAGTTCATTGAAGGAGGTTATCATGGGGCTCAGGATGTTGAACCCTCCAAAGCCAAGCCAGTGTTTGAACTTGTTAAACCTTTCATATTTCCTTAA
- the LOC101303080 gene encoding carboxylesterase 1-like: MSNTDQFKPKIISNPDGTYTRLIKFPSTDADSTSATNPVLSKDIPVNPKTQTMVRFFLPRNVLGSKTKLPLIFYYHGGAFLYCSATTTVFHEFCSNMASELQAIVVSVDYRLAPEHRLPAAYEDAVDVLYWIKTAEEVWVREFADFSSCFLMGTSSGGNLAYHAGLLAGEVSDQLRHLKIKGLILHHPFFGGSERTESELKMEHDRVLPLRASDAAWKLVLPIGADRDHEYCNPMVVDRNDAWGAMRAVDCRVLVLGCYGDPMIDRQMGLARMVEEKGVQTATHFGDGCHGLEITDPSKAPGLFAVLKNFIY; encoded by the coding sequence ATGTCAAACACTGATCAATTCAAACCCAAAATAATCTCTAATCCAGATGGAACATACACGCGCCTCATAAAATTTCCAAGCACTGATGCCGACTCTACCTCCGCCACTAACCCAGTACTCTCCAAAGACATCCCTGTAAACCCTAAGACCCAAACCATGGTCCGATTCTTCCTCCCCCGGAATGTCCTTGGCTCAAAAACCAAACTCCCTCTCATATTTTACTACCACGGCGGTGCGTTTCTCTATTGCAGCGCAACTACAACGGTTTTCCATGAGTTCTGTTCCAACATGGCTTCGGAACTCCAAGCTATTGTAGTATCCGTTGACTACCGTCTCGCCCCCGAACACCGCCTCCCTGCAGCCTACGAGGACGCCGTAGATGTGTTGTACTGGATCAAAACCGCAGAGGAAGTATGGGTAAGAGAGTTTGCTGACTTCTCAAGCTGTTTTCTAATGGGTACTAGTTCTGGTGGAAACCTAGCTTACCATGCAGGGCTTCTTGCTGGTGAAGTTAGTGACCAACTTAGGCACTTGAAAATCAAAGGACTCATACTGCACCATCCCTTCTTTGGTGGATCCGAGAGGACCGAATCGGAGCTGAAGATGGAGCATGATCGGGTTTTGCCACTCCGGGCAAGCGATGCGGCCTGGAAATTGGTGTTGCCTATAGGTGCTGACCGTGATCATGAGTATTGCAACCCAATGGTGGTTGACAGAAATGATGCTTGGGGTGCGATGAGGGCCGTGGATTGTAGGGTTTTGGTTTTGGGTTGTTATGGAGATCCGATGATTGACCGGCAGATGGGGTTGGCGAGAATGGTAGAGGAGAAGGGTGTGCAGACGGCGACCCACTTTGGCGATGGTTGTCATGGTTTGGAAATAACTGACCCGTCCAAAGCTCCGGGTTTATTTGCCGTGTTGAAAAATTTCATATACTAG
- the LOC101303380 gene encoding uncharacterized protein LOC101303380: MGETKGDNPNIQHQQPQQTQQHQQISTSPNDPLEEASPLTVAVTGATAPFNIPAPLYVPISGATSSSLPFDQSQFEAVNPKRPRYTSTGQWKLLPSPSSQQKQTPTQTTGASSSDTASSPPHSPLPSLSATSGQDTTKTEGEEQNPSLHRSQFRRGKYVSPVWKPHEMLWLAKAWRAVYQSQGSEHHSDITGQPTRAKTRADKDREVAEFLQKNGINRDAKTAGTKWDNMLGEFRKVYEWERGADREQVGNKSYFRLSPYERKLHRLPASFDEEVFDELAQFMGSRMRTPPISRAADSTRSQSLYVTTSSVLPQPPSFREEDLPNSGRARQLMIMTGGGEGPFYPRSGSLLGFDHLPHYHHQSSLDYVAGVSSSTSLTKELRRIGKIRMTWEESVSLWGEEGEHHRGRIKIQGGSSFLNADELAYFDDSLVACTMEAFEDGPFRGFSVDRFVSGQQVKVFGRRKPSTPGPGLTVAAMPPWEFQDPSEYYITCLRVPPQSLPRLSDLSSYLLQPPPEEFRFPLRKDVYRDLPPGRESFFTTSNDLLDCRAITYDIVSTIIRSNYGIGATTSRDSFIGLWDDCINRFVSKFCCVDMVFVRKATSSISTTEALQDQWPNVTGFVKNFCLWRGEETDQVREGHIHPSKSLVEKLQWTYTDLPYIFGYYSIGSLVTFCALSKGGQDQVIQTNLQTLDQSLPSDRLKALVLCYRVAGLLPLLADRCLNMIHSGTTSTSNGGAPSYKFMLLPYSDFERVDLRNGNIVELTPNTVTRFFSNQRKWSAVKEIYDFLDHRIPHAECIHRSSEKDLALVFKPRGCKFKPRNCDELVEALKYVTKALVALHDLSFMHRDIGWDKVMRSTERDNEWLLCGFDEAVGAPQLNPYSVAAAERGEHAPELERALHGVKVDVWGVGHLVRSCGLAGVPKMLRELQNRCLEQNPELRPTAAECYHHLLQLQSSLSVVTAMM; the protein is encoded by the exons ATGGGTGAAACCAAAGGAGATAACCCCAACATACAGCACCAACAACCACAACAAACTCAGCAGCACCAGCAAATTTCAACCTCTCCAAATGATCCTCTTGAAGAAGCATCACCGTTAACGGTAGCTGTGACCGGAGCTACTGCTCCCTTTAACATTCCTGCTCCATTGTATGTTCCAATCAGTGGTGCAACATCTTCTTCATTGCCTTTTGATCAATCACAATTTGAGGCCGTGAATCCCAAGAGACCTAGATACACCAGTACTGGGCAATGGAAGCTTCTACCATCCCCATCTTCCCAACAAAAACAGACTCCTACCCAAACTACCGGAGCTTCTTCCTCCGATACAGCCTCATCCCCACCTCACTCTCCTCTCCCGTCTCTCTCCGCAACCTCAGGCCAAGACACAACGAAAACAGAAGGAGAAGAACAAAACCCATCTCTTCACCGCAGTCAGTTCCGAAGAGGCAAGTATGTCAGTCCGGTTTGGAAGCCCCACGAGATGTTGTGGCTAGCCAAGGCTTGGAGGGCTGTTTATCAAAGCCAAGGCTCAGAACACCACTCAGATATCACTGGTCAACCCACCAGAGCCAAAACAAGGGCTGATAAGGACAGGGAAGTTGCCGAGTTTCTTCAGAAGAATGGGATCAACCGAGACGCGAAAACAGCCGGTACGAAATGGGATAACATGCTGGGAGAGTTTCGAAAAGTCTATGAGTGGGAAAGAGGAGCTGATAGAGAACAAGTTGGGAACAAGAGCTATTTCAGGCTTTCTCCTTACGAGAGGAAGCTTCACAGATTGCCTGCTTCTTTTGACGAAGAGGTATTTGATGAGCTCGCACAGTTTATGGGGTCTAGAATGAGGACTCCTCCGATCAGCAGAGCTGCTGATAGCACACGGTCACAATCTCTTTATGTCACCACAAGTAGTGTTTTGCCACAACCACCTTCTTTCAGAGAAGAAGACCTCCCTAACTCAG GTAGGGCAAGGCAGCTAATGATCATGACCGGTGGTGGGGAAGGACCTTTTTACCCCAGATCGGGAAGCTTGTTAGGGTTTGATCATCTACCTCACTATCATCACCAGTCTTCACTAGACTACGTTGCAGGTGTCTCTTCATCGACGTCTTTGACGAAGGAGCTTCGTCGAATTGGGAAGATTCGGATGACATGGGAAGAATCTGTTAGTTTGTGGGGTGAAGAAGGTGAGCACCACCGTGGGAGGATCAAGATTCAAGGCGGCTCAAGCTTCTTGAATGCGGACGAGCTTGCTTACTTTGACGATTCCCTGGTCGCCTGCACCATGGAAGCTTTCGAAGATGGCCCTTTTAGAGGTTTCTCTGTTGATCGTTTTGTGTCTGGTCAACAAGTCAAGGTCTTTGGCAGACGAAAGCCATCTACTCCAG GACCTGGTTTAACGGTTGCAGCAATGCCTCCATGGGAGTTTCAAGACCCAAGTGAATACTACATCACTTGTCTTCGAGTTCCACCCCAATCGCTTCCACGCTTATCGGACCTTTCAAGCTACTTGCTACAGCCACCGCCTGAGGAGTTCCGATTTCCACTCCGGAAAGACGTTTACCGGGACTTGCCACCGGGGAGAGAGAGTTTCTTCACTACATCAAATGATTTGCTGGATTGTAGAGCCATCACGTACGATATTGTAAGCACCATTATTCGAAGCAACTATGGTATTGGTGCTACCACTAGTAGGGACTCCTTCATTGGCCTTTGGGATGACTGCATCAATAGGTTCGTCTCCAAGTTTTGTTGTGTCGACATGGTCTTCGTTCGAAAGGCTACATCTTCAATATCAACAACTGAAGCTTTGCAAGACCAATGGCCAAATGTGACGGGGTTTGTGAAAAACTTTTGTTTGTGGAGAGGGGAAGAGACAGATCAAGTTAGAGAAGGTCACATTCATCCTTCCAAATCATTAGTGGAGAAACTTCAATGGACGTATACCGATCTTCCTTATATTTTCGGGTACTATTCTATAGGTAGTTTGGTCACATTCTGTGCTCTAAGTAAAGGAGGACAAGATCAAGTTATTCAGACTAACTTACAGACGCTTGATCAATCTTTGCCGTCGGATAGACTGAAAGCCCTAGTCCTGTGTTACAGAGTTGCTGGATTATTGCCCTTGCTAGCTGATAGATGCTTAAACATGATCCACAGCGGGACTACTAGTACTAGCAACGGGGGTGCTCCAAGTTACAAGTTTATGCTACTTCCTTACAGTGATTTTGAGAGGGTTGATTTGCGTAACGGGAATATTGTTGAGCTGACCCCAAATACAGTGACCAGATTTTTCTCCAACCAAAGAAAGTGGTCAGCGGTCAAAGAAATCTACGACTTCCTTGATCACAGAATACCCCATGCAGAGTGTATTCACAGGTCGTCGGAGAAAGACTTGGCCTTGGTTTTCAAGCCAAGAGGGTGCAAATTCAAGCCAAGAAACTGCGACGAGCTCGTGGAGGCGCTCAAGTACGTGACCAAAGCTCTGGTGGCACTGCACGACTTGTCGTTCATGCACAGGGACATAGGGTGGGACAAAGTGATGAGGAGCACGGAGAGGGACAACGAGTGGCTCCTTTGTGGGTTCGACGAGGCAGTTGGTGCACCACAGCTGAATCCGTACTCGGTTGCTGCGGCGGAGCGTGGCGAACACGCGCCGGAGCTGGAGAGGGCGTTGCATGGGGTGAAAGTGGACGTGTGGGGTGTGGGACACCTGGTGAGGAGTTGTGGGTTGGCAGGTGTGCCAAAGATGCTGAGGGAGCTCCAGAATCGGTGTTTGGAACAAAACCCAGAGCTTAGGCCAACTGCGGCCGAATGCTACCACCACCTGCTTCAGCTCCAGTCGTCACTGTCGGTTGTCACCGCCATGATGTGA